The Halorhabdus sp. BNX81 genome includes a region encoding these proteins:
- a CDS encoding TIM barrel protein: protein MSPATDGPTVAGKCAPEPAALAAAADRGFDAVELYLERQHLDALEETVRTVEDAAVSAASVHTPHVTPDEHEYYELTDRLAVELDAYLVLHSKYVMHVFAPDVEAIGFDAAHGHENNTGASVMHLEEMILARGNDLVLDTAHLYTAEREYHDALESLLSTYPDQIGLIHLTDSTRRDDGLPFGDGEIDLAATVRAIRDSSFDGPIVLEVSQDAQADALAVFEDYWAD, encoded by the coding sequence GTGTCACCTGCCACGGACGGACCGACGGTCGCCGGGAAGTGCGCACCTGAACCAGCGGCGCTCGCGGCCGCCGCCGATCGGGGGTTCGACGCCGTCGAACTCTATCTCGAACGCCAGCATCTCGACGCGCTCGAGGAGACGGTCCGAACTGTCGAGGACGCGGCCGTCTCGGCTGCTTCGGTTCACACGCCACACGTCACGCCGGACGAACACGAGTACTACGAACTGACAGACCGCCTCGCGGTCGAACTCGATGCCTACCTCGTGCTCCACTCGAAGTACGTCATGCACGTCTTCGCGCCGGACGTGGAGGCGATCGGCTTCGATGCGGCCCACGGCCACGAGAACAACACCGGCGCGAGCGTCATGCACCTAGAGGAGATGATCCTCGCCCGCGGGAACGATCTGGTGCTCGATACGGCCCACCTCTACACGGCAGAGCGCGAGTATCACGACGCTCTCGAGTCCCTGCTCTCGACGTATCCCGACCAGATCGGACTCATCCATCTCACGGACAGCACGCGCCGGGACGACGGGCTTCCGTTCGGTGACGGCGAGATCGACCTGGCGGCGACGGTGAGAGCAATCCGCGACTCGTCCTTCGACGGCCCGATCGTGCTGGAGGTCAGCCAGGACGCCCAGGCCGACGCGCTGGCGGTGTTCGAGGACTACTGGGCGGACTGA
- a CDS encoding lactate racemase domain-containing protein: MTFEVPRGDGYVEVDLPDCDVTIAELPGGEPVDVREAAEAAVADPHGPPLAERANADDDVAIVVTDVTRDAPDGILVDVLFDELEAAGVDREQVTIVLGLGLHRPMDEAEIEAELGEYADLAENHDPDNTVTLGEVNHIPIEIYTPVAEADLVLTTGQSEPHQYAGFSGGAKTVIIGAGGESFIKYTHGPDMLGQESVKLGKIDGNPFREAVEEAGELVGLDFCLNVTPGPDGFLDASAGNSGAVVRDLAETAREALAFEVDGKYDAVVSGVGAPKDAQLYQTTRGITYVVLSDGAPVKEGGRVVVPAVLDEGYGAGRGEERFYEWLSGAEDAESAYQAMLQGYEPGAQRGFVTVRSLRHADAYITTSEDPELVEECLMHAEETVEDAIEPGSDVLVVPKAPKTLLV; encoded by the coding sequence ATGACATTCGAAGTCCCACGCGGAGACGGCTACGTCGAGGTCGATCTCCCCGACTGTGACGTGACGATCGCGGAACTCCCCGGCGGCGAACCGGTCGACGTTCGCGAGGCAGCCGAGGCGGCGGTGGCCGATCCACACGGCCCGCCACTCGCCGAGCGCGCGAACGCCGACGACGACGTCGCCATCGTCGTCACGGACGTCACGCGGGACGCCCCCGACGGGATTCTGGTCGACGTGCTCTTCGACGAACTCGAGGCCGCCGGCGTCGACCGCGAACAGGTCACCATCGTCCTCGGACTCGGCCTCCATCGCCCGATGGACGAGGCGGAGATCGAGGCCGAACTCGGCGAGTACGCCGACCTCGCGGAGAACCACGATCCCGACAACACTGTCACGCTTGGCGAGGTCAACCACATTCCGATCGAGATCTACACGCCGGTCGCGGAGGCTGATCTCGTGCTCACGACCGGTCAGAGCGAACCCCACCAGTACGCGGGTTTCTCCGGCGGTGCGAAGACAGTCATCATCGGCGCGGGCGGCGAGTCCTTCATCAAGTACACCCACGGCCCGGACATGCTGGGCCAGGAGTCGGTCAAGCTTGGCAAGATCGACGGCAACCCGTTCCGGGAGGCCGTCGAGGAAGCGGGCGAACTGGTCGGCCTGGACTTCTGTCTGAACGTCACGCCCGGCCCTGACGGGTTTCTGGATGCTTCCGCGGGTAACTCCGGCGCGGTGGTCCGGGACCTCGCCGAGACCGCCCGCGAGGCGCTGGCCTTCGAGGTCGACGGCAAGTACGACGCCGTCGTCTCGGGCGTCGGCGCGCCCAAGGACGCCCAGCTCTACCAGACGACCCGCGGGATCACCTACGTCGTGCTCTCCGATGGCGCACCGGTCAAGGAGGGCGGTCGCGTGGTCGTGCCCGCCGTGCTCGACGAGGGCTACGGTGCGGGTCGGGGCGAAGAGCGCTTCTACGAGTGGCTCTCGGGTGCCGAGGACGCCGAGTCGGCCTACCAGGCGATGCTACAGGGCTACGAACCCGGTGCCCAGCGCGGGTTCGTCACGGTGCGGTCGCTGCGTCACGCCGACGCCTACATCACCACCAGCGAGGACCCGGAACTCGTCGAGGAGTGTCTCATGCACGCCGAGGAAACTGTCGAGGACGCGATCGAACCCGGAAGTGATGTCCTCGTGGTGCCGAAAGCACCCAAGACACTGCTGGTCTGA
- the fer gene encoding ferredoxin Fer — MPSPYQILEIDRAASEDAIHRAYRRRVKEAHPDQGGSAAEFQAVQSAYEALLSQCREDGDEQARSDQSVAHVTVEYLDYDVLDDHGWDLDDEDLFSKAAGADLGGAEHGTFSVTSERTLLESAEATGHEWPYSCRGGACANCAVAVLRGELSQPVNHILPADAIDRGIRLSCVGEPITDELTVVYNVKHLPSIADLRLPPRPADSRGID; from the coding sequence GTGCCGTCGCCGTACCAGATCCTGGAAATCGACCGGGCTGCGAGCGAAGATGCCATCCACCGTGCGTACCGTCGTCGCGTCAAGGAAGCCCATCCGGACCAGGGTGGCTCGGCCGCCGAGTTTCAGGCTGTCCAATCCGCGTACGAAGCGTTGCTCTCACAGTGCCGCGAGGACGGGGACGAACAGGCCCGCTCGGATCAGTCAGTCGCACACGTCACTGTCGAGTATCTCGATTACGATGTCCTGGACGATCACGGATGGGATCTCGATGACGAGGATCTTTTCAGCAAGGCCGCCGGTGCGGATCTCGGTGGGGCTGAGCACGGGACGTTTTCAGTGACGTCCGAACGAACCCTGCTGGAATCCGCCGAAGCGACCGGTCACGAGTGGCCGTACTCCTGTCGCGGTGGGGCCTGTGCCAACTGTGCCGTGGCCGTACTTCGGGGGGAACTCTCCCAGCCGGTTAATCACATTCTGCCGGCCGACGCCATCGACCGCGGGATCCGCCTCTCGTGTGTCGGCGAACCGATCACCGACGAACTCACAGTCGTCTACAACGTCAAGCACCTGCCGTCGATCGCCGACCTCCGACTCCCGCCGCGGCCCGCCGACAGTCGCGGAATCGACTGA
- a CDS encoding helix-turn-helix domain-containing protein, protein MGKLLPRRGERADTAEEPRVLGLNEGAADEAFAALSSETARRVLSLVYEEPRTPVEIREEIGTSLQNVHYHIEKLESADLIESVGTDYSVKGNEMNVYAPTSEALVLVAGEKADESLLKRAVSRLLAGVGVLAAGALAFGFAAQQFLAESGVDGTDGQSGTVGAMDAEATESAAEAADPSTLLTEPAVAFFLGGAFVLAVVGVWWYARRR, encoded by the coding sequence ATGGGGAAGTTACTGCCACGCCGTGGTGAGCGGGCCGACACCGCCGAGGAGCCGCGGGTGCTCGGCCTCAACGAGGGTGCTGCTGACGAGGCGTTTGCCGCCCTCTCCTCGGAGACGGCTCGTCGAGTCCTCTCACTGGTCTATGAGGAGCCCCGAACACCTGTCGAGATCCGCGAAGAGATCGGCACGTCGCTGCAGAACGTCCATTATCACATCGAGAAACTCGAGTCTGCGGATCTGATTGAGTCCGTCGGTACCGATTATTCAGTGAAGGGCAACGAGATGAACGTCTACGCGCCGACCAGCGAGGCGCTCGTCCTCGTCGCGGGTGAGAAAGCCGACGAATCGCTGCTAAAGAGAGCCGTCAGTCGACTGCTGGCTGGTGTTGGCGTCCTCGCCGCCGGGGCACTGGCGTTCGGATTCGCCGCCCAGCAGTTCCTGGCCGAGTCTGGGGTGGACGGAACTGATGGACAAAGCGGGACCGTCGGTGCGATGGACGCCGAAGCGACTGAATCAGCCGCTGAAGCCGCCGACCCGTCGACGCTGCTGACTGAGCCTGCTGTCGCCTTCTTCCTCGGCGGCGCGTTCGTCCTCGCTGTCGTCGGTGTCTGGTGGTACGCACGCAGGCGTTGA
- the hisD gene encoding histidinol dehydrogenase: MDVQSISDLSDRRRRALFERDSGIGEIREDVQGIVETVHHDGDEALREFSRRFDGVELSDFDVTEAAAAAYESIDDEIREAIETAADNIRAFHERQVPEDWAVEPSEGRELGRKYYPLDSAGVYAPGGTAAYPSSVLMGVVPAKVAGVEHVAVATPPAEEINPVTMAAMHAAGADAVYQIGGAQAIAALAYGTESIDPVDVIVGPGNRWVTAAKAEVRGDVRIDMLAGPSEVLTLTDATADPEIVAAEVVAQAEHDPNAGVVAVTPDAAHAEAVADEIDRQAPEREREGIVREALANDASGVFLAGSMDAAVAFSEDYAPEHIFVHAANERDLLDRITNYGSAFVGEFTPVAAGDYASGTNHVLPTGGSAAIASGLSVDNFVRPATYQQLSEEGLETLRETITTLAEAEGLEAHAHSVETRFED, encoded by the coding sequence ATGGACGTACAGTCCATTTCCGACCTTTCGGACCGACGGCGACGAGCGCTCTTCGAGCGAGATTCCGGGATCGGCGAGATCCGCGAGGACGTCCAGGGGATCGTCGAGACGGTCCATCATGACGGCGACGAGGCCCTCCGGGAGTTCAGTCGCCGATTCGACGGTGTCGAGCTTTCGGACTTCGACGTCACCGAGGCGGCCGCCGCGGCGTACGAGTCGATCGACGACGAGATTCGGGAGGCCATCGAGACGGCCGCCGACAACATCCGCGCGTTTCACGAACGCCAGGTACCCGAGGACTGGGCGGTCGAACCGAGCGAGGGGCGGGAACTCGGTCGGAAGTACTACCCGCTCGATTCGGCAGGGGTCTACGCACCTGGCGGTACGGCCGCCTACCCCTCCAGCGTGTTGATGGGCGTCGTGCCCGCGAAGGTCGCCGGCGTCGAACACGTCGCCGTGGCGACCCCGCCCGCTGAGGAGATCAACCCGGTCACGATGGCGGCGATGCACGCGGCTGGCGCGGACGCCGTCTACCAGATCGGCGGCGCACAGGCGATCGCCGCGCTCGCCTACGGCACCGAGTCGATCGACCCCGTCGACGTGATCGTTGGCCCGGGCAACCGCTGGGTGACTGCCGCAAAGGCCGAGGTACGGGGCGATGTCCGCATCGACATGCTCGCCGGCCCCAGCGAGGTGCTGACGCTGACTGACGCGACGGCAGATCCCGAGATCGTCGCCGCCGAAGTGGTCGCACAGGCCGAACACGACCCGAACGCCGGCGTCGTCGCGGTGACGCCCGACGCTGCCCACGCCGAAGCGGTCGCCGATGAGATCGACCGCCAGGCACCCGAGCGCGAACGCGAGGGGATCGTCCGTGAGGCCCTTGCAAACGACGCCAGTGGCGTCTTCCTCGCCGGTTCGATGGATGCGGCCGTGGCGTTCAGCGAGGACTACGCGCCCGAGCACATCTTCGTCCACGCGGCGAACGAGCGCGATCTGCTCGACCGGATCACGAACTACGGGAGTGCGTTCGTCGGCGAGTTCACGCCGGTTGCCGCGGGTGACTACGCTAGCGGTACCAACCACGTGCTCCCGACAGGCGGCTCGGCAGCGATCGCCAGCGGACTCTCGGTTGACAACTTCGTCCGTCCGGCAACCTATCAGCAACTCTCCGAAGAAGGGCTCGAAACGCTCCGGGAGACGATCACGACACTGGCCGAGGCTGAAGGACTCGAAGCCCACGCCCACAGCGTCGAAACGCGCTTTGAGGACTGA
- a CDS encoding 3-hydroxyacyl-CoA dehydrogenase family protein, with translation MDVAILGTGAVGQRFARACLFGDGKESSDTGPGETGTVDTGDSDAAGQSPAVTLYGSDASAVMDAVDALEDALHNQVESELTDRLDRVDGTTDLDTAVGDADIVIETRADDLETVRRRLAGVEERLDDGTTIAIQADVADPTAAAAALENPERAIGLSMVVPGSPAQADTQASAVIEVVRAVQTDDAAVDTTTGFFDGLGWTPVVVNDAPGRISSRLQLALEAEAMRAVEADVAAPAAIDAVIEGGFGHAEGPLAAADRAGLDNRLETLDGLAAELGERFEPPAILRAKVQAGELGEKTGSGFREWEDDQPVDEADSTVR, from the coding sequence ATGGACGTTGCGATCCTTGGAACGGGTGCGGTGGGTCAGCGATTCGCCCGCGCGTGTCTTTTTGGAGATGGCAAAGAGTCGTCCGATACAGGACCGGGCGAAACAGGCACGGTAGACACTGGGGATTCGGACGCCGCCGGCCAGTCGCCGGCTGTCACGCTGTATGGGTCCGATGCCAGCGCAGTGATGGATGCGGTCGACGCGCTCGAAGACGCGCTCCACAATCAGGTCGAGTCGGAATTGACCGACCGACTCGACCGCGTCGATGGAACAACCGATCTCGACACCGCCGTCGGCGACGCGGACATCGTGATCGAAACACGGGCAGACGACCTCGAAACGGTCCGCCGTCGCCTCGCCGGCGTCGAAGAGCGCCTCGACGACGGGACCACCATCGCGATCCAGGCTGACGTCGCTGACCCGACCGCCGCGGCAGCCGCGCTGGAAAACCCCGAGCGCGCGATCGGGCTCTCGATGGTCGTCCCCGGTTCTCCGGCGCAGGCGGATACGCAAGCTAGTGCCGTCATCGAGGTGGTCCGGGCTGTCCAGACCGATGACGCAGCCGTCGACACCACGACCGGGTTTTTCGACGGATTGGGGTGGACACCCGTCGTCGTCAACGACGCACCGGGGCGAATATCGAGTCGGCTCCAACTCGCGCTCGAAGCCGAGGCGATGCGCGCCGTCGAAGCTGACGTGGCCGCGCCCGCAGCGATCGACGCTGTCATCGAAGGGGGATTCGGGCACGCCGAGGGACCGCTGGCCGCCGCCGACCGGGCCGGACTGGACAATCGTCTGGAAACACTCGACGGACTCGCCGCTGAACTCGGCGAGCGCTTCGAGCCCCCGGCGATTCTCCGGGCAAAAGTCCAAGCCGGCGAACTCGGCGAAAAAACAGGGTCCGGGTTCCGCGAGTGGGAGGACGATCAACCGGTCGACGAAGCCGACTCTACGGTTCGGTAA
- a CDS encoding bacteriorhodopsin: protein MIDIDITLWFTLGTLGMALGSVGLAYGFVTLSSDRHREYADVVVVTLIATVAYGLMALGIGEITTASGAELFVPRYVDWLLTTPLHVVFIALIAGAGRRLIAKAAALQAATIVLGFLGAVFATPLKELFFIAGSLAFVGVVYLLVIEAAKDAAERDDVTAGLYRKLRNFVIVLWLVYPIIWLLAPTGYGFMDNETASLVITYIDVVAKVGFGLIALNGLGTLETFDVADATGYGSGDD from the coding sequence ATGATCGACATCGACATCACACTCTGGTTTACGCTCGGAACGCTCGGAATGGCGCTTGGCAGCGTCGGCCTCGCCTACGGGTTCGTCACTCTCTCGAGCGATCGGCACCGCGAGTACGCCGACGTCGTCGTGGTCACGCTGATCGCGACTGTCGCCTACGGACTGATGGCCCTCGGCATCGGCGAGATCACGACGGCGAGCGGGGCGGAGCTCTTCGTCCCGCGATACGTCGACTGGTTGCTGACGACGCCGCTGCACGTGGTCTTCATCGCACTCATCGCGGGGGCCGGGCGGCGGCTGATCGCGAAAGCCGCGGCGCTGCAGGCAGCGACGATCGTGCTGGGCTTTCTCGGCGCAGTCTTCGCGACGCCGTTGAAGGAACTGTTCTTCATCGCCGGCAGCCTGGCGTTCGTCGGCGTCGTCTACCTGTTGGTGATCGAGGCCGCCAAGGACGCAGCGGAGCGCGACGACGTGACGGCGGGCCTCTACCGGAAGCTCCGGAACTTCGTGATCGTGCTCTGGCTCGTCTATCCGATCATCTGGCTGCTCGCGCCGACCGGTTACGGATTCATGGACAACGAAACCGCGTCGCTGGTCATCACCTACATCGACGTGGTGGCCAAGGTCGGCTTCGGCCTGATCGCGCTGAACGGCCTGGGGACGTTGGAAACGTTCGATGTCGCCGACGCGACCGGATACGGGTCCGGCGACGACTGA
- a CDS encoding methyl-accepting chemotaxis protein gives MPEKRNGAIPSFVRERYTARLGVALAFAVIIMIAFGGVISAQTSGELRNDVERELMTQSNAQADQLETWLSAVEGDVRTTTKLPVFASGDADQIGRELDGMIADGDLPGDVVAAHYLDTADMQFLASSSDAMEGVNPADQGAAFATDPPTFDSPNDVYISQPFSVPIVDHPIVAVLSPIEGAEDRALVYMIDLESRAAGLSTSEETSTVVVDGNGQYVAHPNASKILESYDGEAIDSANATNGSFLRQGDTVMGVTAMDSHDWTVLTQQPADAAYALSAQINSDLLGLVLLAIINLGLIGVTIGSNTALSLRRLASRASEMGAGDLEVDLTTQREDEIGTLYRSFGEMRDSLRAKIDEAETAQEEAEAAREDAERERAEMEDLSTHLEAKATAYGEVLDRVADGDLTQRVDPDSENDAMATVGEELNAALEALETTVADVEAFADEVSRSSDSVRRNADRVGEASRQVSQSIDEIFDGASEQSERLQDIAAEMETLSASAEEVASSAQEVAETSQQAAEVGETGRQAAEDAIEEMNAIEEETERTRQAINDLDADLDEIGEIVDVITEIVEQTNMLAINASIEAAHSNGGEGFAVVADEVKNLAEETKEAAGDIEARIEQIQAQAGETVETMEATSERMAAGVETVTETVDSLETIVERAEEADQGIQEIDAATGDQAETAQQVMAMVDDLTAISQQTVTEADTVASAADEQTDSIAEVTASAGDLLDRADELQSLLDRFEVEQSTGDAGISGKATTVDNA, from the coding sequence ATGCCAGAGAAACGCAACGGAGCAATCCCTTCGTTCGTGCGCGAACGGTACACCGCACGGCTCGGGGTGGCCCTCGCGTTCGCAGTGATCATCATGATCGCGTTCGGTGGGGTCATCAGTGCCCAGACGTCGGGTGAACTGCGCAACGACGTCGAACGGGAGCTGATGACACAGTCGAATGCACAGGCCGATCAACTCGAAACGTGGCTATCAGCCGTCGAGGGAGACGTCAGAACGACGACGAAACTCCCCGTCTTCGCTTCGGGTGACGCCGATCAGATAGGTCGAGAACTCGATGGGATGATCGCGGACGGCGACCTGCCCGGCGATGTCGTCGCCGCCCACTATCTCGATACGGCCGACATGCAGTTCCTGGCCAGTTCGAGCGACGCCATGGAGGGCGTCAATCCGGCCGATCAGGGCGCGGCATTTGCGACTGATCCGCCGACCTTCGACAGCCCAAACGACGTCTACATTTCCCAGCCGTTCTCAGTACCCATCGTCGACCATCCGATCGTGGCTGTCCTCTCGCCGATCGAGGGTGCCGAGGATCGCGCGCTGGTCTATATGATCGATCTCGAATCTCGGGCGGCGGGCCTCTCGACGAGCGAGGAGACATCGACCGTCGTGGTGGACGGCAACGGGCAATACGTCGCCCATCCCAACGCGAGTAAGATTCTCGAATCGTACGACGGCGAGGCGATCGATTCGGCCAACGCGACCAACGGGTCGTTTCTCCGCCAGGGGGACACTGTGATGGGGGTGACAGCGATGGATAGCCACGACTGGACAGTGCTGACCCAACAGCCGGCCGACGCGGCCTACGCCCTCTCTGCGCAGATCAATTCCGATCTGCTGGGTCTGGTGTTGCTCGCGATCATCAACCTGGGACTGATCGGCGTCACGATCGGCTCGAACACGGCCCTCTCCCTGCGTCGACTCGCAAGCCGCGCGAGTGAGATGGGTGCGGGCGATCTCGAGGTCGATCTCACGACCCAGCGGGAGGACGAGATCGGAACGCTGTATCGTTCCTTCGGGGAGATGCGCGACTCGCTCAGAGCCAAGATCGACGAGGCCGAGACAGCCCAGGAAGAAGCCGAAGCAGCACGAGAAGATGCAGAGCGCGAGCGCGCTGAGATGGAAGATCTTTCAACGCATCTGGAAGCGAAGGCGACTGCCTACGGTGAAGTGCTCGATCGGGTCGCCGACGGCGATCTGACCCAGCGGGTCGACCCCGACAGCGAAAACGACGCGATGGCAACTGTCGGCGAGGAACTCAACGCCGCACTTGAGGCCCTGGAGACGACCGTCGCCGATGTCGAAGCGTTCGCCGACGAGGTTTCCCGATCGAGTGATAGCGTCCGCCGGAACGCCGATCGCGTCGGTGAAGCCAGCCGCCAGGTCAGCCAGTCCATCGACGAAATCTTCGACGGTGCGAGCGAGCAGAGCGAGCGCCTCCAGGACATCGCCGCGGAGATGGAGACGCTTTCGGCCTCGGCCGAGGAGGTCGCCAGCTCGGCCCAGGAGGTCGCCGAGACCTCCCAGCAGGCGGCCGAAGTCGGTGAGACCGGTCGCCAGGCGGCCGAGGATGCGATCGAGGAGATGAATGCGATCGAGGAAGAAACCGAACGGACAAGACAAGCGATCAACGATCTGGACGCCGACTTGGACGAAATCGGCGAGATCGTCGACGTGATCACCGAGATCGTCGAGCAGACGAACATGCTCGCGATCAACGCCTCGATCGAGGCCGCCCATTCGAACGGCGGCGAAGGGTTCGCTGTCGTCGCCGACGAGGTCAAGAACCTCGCCGAAGAGACCAAAGAAGCGGCCGGCGACATCGAGGCGCGAATCGAACAGATCCAGGCCCAGGCCGGCGAGACCGTCGAGACGATGGAGGCGACCAGCGAGCGGATGGCCGCCGGCGTCGAAACGGTGACCGAGACGGTCGACTCCCTGGAGACGATCGTCGAGCGCGCCGAGGAGGCCGACCAGGGGATCCAGGAGATCGACGCCGCCACGGGCGACCAGGCGGAGACGGCCCAGCAGGTCATGGCGATGGTCGACGACCTGACGGCGATTAGCCAGCAGACTGTCACGGAAGCAGACACGGTCGCGAGTGCAGCCGACGAGCAGACGGACTCCATCGCGGAAGTGACGGCTTCGGCCGGTGACCTGCTCGATCGGGCCGACGAACTCCAGTCGCTGCTTGACCGCTTCGAGGTCGAGCAATCGACAGGGGATGCGGGAATCAGCGGAAAAGCAACAACGGTGGATAACGCATGA
- a CDS encoding serine/threonine protein kinase, producing MADAGDTRSPIETVQSVLAEPADSADLLPYLVGLLDEDESAVRLAGAFALCVIAVADPDSVTYVTDRLSDRLDTDNAEAELVFEYLATTFPRRVDAGLGDGTRQERDGREKTQGDADVPPSRDSPTDEVGRVRPPGVGFDPRNVEPNPSVIDPADPQRHDDPSREQTGGGSDTGEAASADVGGRSPQLSTADRQRWNELFEQLSDIVAYSRFDELMMLSGQQRGRYADVARVLTVADGSERALGMRLFHRPPSDAPESFRTELGNALDRWQGIDEHPHIATVFDWNRAPQPWAATELFEATVADRVEPVAPAAAFAIAIDIADALAYAHNHGVVHGGLDPHTVGLPGVTDGQAEETGATLLNVGLLEVYRFHVTPASCLDPRYAAPEYYDRQFGRIDHTTDVYHLGALLYRLLTGRPPFLGEFDAVRDDILNAAPPTPSLQTDVPEAVDSVVTKAMAKRTLRRYETINDLRQDLVRVHDELTGRGGDRKRSDLS from the coding sequence ATGGCGGACGCCGGCGATACGCGGAGTCCAATCGAGACAGTCCAGTCGGTCCTTGCTGAGCCAGCGGACAGCGCCGATCTCCTGCCGTATCTGGTCGGGTTACTTGACGAAGACGAGTCAGCGGTCCGACTCGCCGGCGCGTTCGCACTCTGCGTGATCGCCGTTGCCGACCCCGACTCAGTTACGTATGTCACCGATCGCCTGTCCGATCGCCTCGATACCGACAACGCGGAGGCGGAACTCGTCTTTGAGTACCTCGCCACGACGTTCCCGCGACGGGTCGATGCGGGACTGGGGGACGGCACCCGCCAGGAGCGTGACGGTCGGGAGAAGACCCAGGGGGACGCGGATGTGCCTCCGTCCAGGGACTCGCCGACGGACGAAGTCGGGCGGGTTCGGCCGCCGGGTGTTGGCTTCGATCCCCGAAACGTCGAGCCGAACCCGAGCGTCATCGATCCGGCGGATCCACAGCGTCACGACGATCCATCCCGCGAACAGACTGGGGGTGGATCGGACACCGGTGAGGCGGCGTCGGCCGATGTGGGGGGCCGATCGCCACAGCTGAGTACCGCGGATCGGCAGCGATGGAACGAACTGTTCGAACAACTGTCCGATATCGTCGCGTACAGTCGGTTCGACGAGTTGATGATGCTGTCGGGCCAGCAACGCGGTCGGTACGCCGATGTGGCACGCGTCCTGACGGTTGCCGACGGGAGCGAGCGTGCCCTTGGGATGCGGTTGTTCCACCGGCCGCCGTCGGACGCCCCGGAGTCGTTCCGTACCGAACTCGGGAACGCACTCGATCGTTGGCAAGGGATCGATGAGCACCCCCACATCGCCACCGTCTTCGACTGGAACCGCGCGCCACAGCCCTGGGCGGCGACTGAACTCTTCGAGGCGACGGTCGCCGATCGTGTCGAGCCGGTCGCTCCCGCCGCTGCGTTCGCGATCGCGATCGACATTGCCGACGCACTCGCATACGCTCATAACCACGGGGTGGTCCACGGCGGACTCGATCCACATACTGTTGGACTTCCTGGCGTTACAGACGGGCAAGCCGAGGAGACGGGAGCGACACTCCTCAACGTTGGCCTGCTCGAAGTGTATCGCTTTCACGTCACGCCGGCTTCGTGTCTCGATCCGCGATACGCGGCCCCCGAGTACTACGATCGGCAGTTCGGCCGGATCGATCACACGACCGACGTCTACCACCTCGGGGCACTCCTTTACCGACTCCTCACTGGTCGACCCCCGTTTCTCGGCGAGTTCGACGCAGTTCGTGACGACATCTTGAACGCAGCCCCACCGACGCCGTCGCTCCAGACCGACGTCCCGGAGGCCGTCGACAGCGTGGTCACCAAGGCGATGGCCAAACGCACGCTCCGGAGATACGAAACGATAAATGACTTGCGGCAGGATCTGGTGCGTGTGCACGACGAGTTAACCGGACGTGGCGGCGATCGTAAACGGAGTGACCTGTCGTGA
- a CDS encoding glycerophosphodiester phosphodiesterase, which produces MRCIAHRGFAGLYPENTLTAVRQAAAQADMIEVDVRRCGSGELVVFHDETVDRLTDETGAVADYSVEELAAMNVDGSGEGVPTLSAVLDAVPPAVGLNLELKESGLIEDIQAAVAGTDVDVWLSSFDTDVVGTAAETTDWPVVLIVEDASEAAIERAAGIGCAGIAPHWRLIDFALIERAHRSDLSVYAWPINDIERAESLEKMDVDGIVAEEPTACPGH; this is translated from the coding sequence ATGCGCTGTATCGCTCACCGTGGCTTCGCCGGGCTCTACCCCGAGAACACCCTGACAGCCGTCCGGCAAGCGGCCGCGCAGGCGGACATGATCGAGGTCGACGTCCGACGATGTGGGTCGGGCGAACTGGTCGTCTTTCACGACGAGACCGTCGATCGGCTCACCGACGAGACGGGCGCAGTAGCGGACTATTCGGTCGAGGAACTCGCGGCCATGAACGTCGACGGCTCCGGGGAAGGTGTGCCGACGTTGTCTGCTGTTCTTGACGCTGTGCCGCCGGCCGTCGGATTGAACTTAGAACTCAAGGAGTCAGGATTGATCGAGGACATCCAGGCGGCCGTCGCGGGGACGGATGTCGATGTCTGGCTCTCGTCGTTCGACACGGACGTGGTTGGGACCGCCGCGGAGACGACCGACTGGCCGGTCGTGTTGATCGTCGAGGACGCCTCCGAAGCCGCGATCGAGCGCGCGGCCGGCATCGGATGTGCGGGGATCGCTCCCCACTGGCGACTCATCGACTTCGCGCTGATCGAACGCGCCCATCGGTCGGACCTGTCCGTCTATGCCTGGCCGATCAACGACATCGAACGCGCGGAGTCACTGGAAAAGATGGACGTCGACGGGATCGTCGCCGAGGAACCGACGGCCTGTCCCGGCCATTAG